The Acipenser ruthenus unplaced genomic scaffold, fAciRut3.2 maternal haplotype, whole genome shotgun sequence genome includes a region encoding these proteins:
- the LOC131725477 gene encoding F-actin-capping protein subunit beta-like produces the protein SLVSQVPSLCEDLLSSVDQPLKIARDKIVGKDYLLCDYNRDGDSYRSPWSNKYEPPIDDGAMPSARLRKLEVEANNAFDQYRDLYFEGGVSSVYLWDLDHGFAGVILIKKAGDGSKKIKGCWDSIHVVEVQEKSSGRTAHYKLTSTVMLWLQTTKTGSGTMNLGGSLTRQMEKDETVSESSPHIANIGRLVEDMENKIRSTLNEIYFGKTKDIVNGLRSVQTLADKSKQENLRNDLVEALKRKQQS, from the exons TCTCTTGTATCCCAGGTCCCCAGTCTCTGTGAGGACCTGCTGTCCTCGGTTGACCAGCCTCTCAAGATCGCCCGAGACAAGATAGTGGGGAAGGATTACCTGCTGTGTGACTACAACCGAGACGGGGACTCCTACAG GTCCCCCTGGAGTAATAAGTATGAGCCCCCGATCGATGATGGAGCCATGCCCTCGGCCCGCCTGCGCAAGCTGGAGGTCGAGGCAAACAACGCCTTCGACCAGTACAGAGACCT GTATTTCGAGGGGGGTGTGTCCTCGGTGTACCTCTGGGATCTGGATCACGGGTTCGCCGGCGTGATTCTCATCAAGAAGGCGGGAGACGGGTCCAAGAAAATCAAGGGCTGTTGGGACTCCATTCACGTGGTGGAGGTgcag gaGAAGTCCAGCGGCCGCACTGCCCACTACAAGCTGACCTCGACAGTCATGCTGTGGCTACAGACCACCAAGACCGGCTCAGGCACCATGAACCTGGGGGGCAGCCTGACCAGACAG ATGGAGAAGGACGAGACAGTCAGTGAGTCGTCTCCTCACATAGCCAACATCGGCCGCCTGGTGGAG GACATGGAGAATAAGATCCGCAGCACTCTGAATGAGATCTACTTTGGGAAGACCAAGGACATCGTCAATGGGCTGAG GAGCGTACAGACACTGGCAGACAAATCCAAGCAGGAGAACCTCAGGAACGACCTGGTGGAGGCGCTCAAACGCAAACAGCAGAGTTAG